A region of Diospyros lotus cultivar Yz01 chromosome 3, ASM1463336v1, whole genome shotgun sequence DNA encodes the following proteins:
- the LOC127797099 gene encoding uncharacterized protein LOC127797099: MESSENKKMVSDSAETTSNTILLDKETPKSLKPEPKIVKKSVRKKPKQMKKEKLISGSQPRNKDPKKTNGGEGTDTNERDGQGNVSLPHGNREEKITNEKLEERSTLDLKAGGSLGGIIFMCNSKTKPDCFRYQVMGVTGSRRDLVLGIKPGLKLFLYDYDLKILYGIYEASSAGGVKLEPAAFGGAFPFQVRFKVLKDCLPLSEGVFKKAMKDNYDQGKKFKIELTRQQVKKLMHLYQPAPLLHSGAKSSAQDPWPAPTIYPQSVPAPLLHSSALSSAQGPWPAPTIYPQPVAANLVELAYGPLSSDYGMNQLAGQTISTRDMVSGDPFYLTEREYQNHGLQLERHMLTTSTAPSSHLGADGIDQGKMQIHQMNPPTSGFAMQNEAAAGTDRLFLSEKEYRAHGLRREPLVPKALAGPSGTYSLTGREISSIYGSSYSENDARNHHERLLASGSEIMSPAYVSHSELHYNQKYPPSGGRPTSPSVSSRYAFGGPSLSYR, translated from the exons ATGGAATCATCTGAAAACAAGAAAATGGTTAGTGATTCTGCTGAAACTACCTCAAATACGATCCTCTTAGACAAGGAAACTCCCAAGTCTTTGAAGCCTGAAcccaaaattgtgaaaaaatctGTTAGAAAGAAACCTAAAcagatgaaaaaagaaaaattaatttcaggaTCTCAACCCAGAAACAAGGATCCAAAGAAAACAAATGGAGGAGAAGGAACTGATACCAATGAAAGAGATGGTCAAGGTAATGTAAGTTTGCCTCATGGAAACAGAGAAGAGAAAATTACCAATGAGAAACTTGAAGAAAGAAGCACGTTGGATCTTAAGGCTGGGGGAAGCCTTGGTGGAATTATTTTCATGTGCAATTCAAAAACCAAGCCTGACTGTTTTAGGTATCAAGTCATGGGTGTCACAGGAAGCAGACGAGACCTTGTGTTGGGCATCAAACCTGGTCTGAAGCTTTTCCTGTATGATTATGACCTCAAGATTTTATATGGAATCTATGAGGCATCTTCAGCTGGTGGTGTAAAGCTAGAACCAGCTGCTTTTGGTGGTGCTTTCCCTTTTCAG GTCCGCTTCAAGGTTCTCAAGGATTGCCTTCCACTTTCTGAGGGTGTATTTAAGAAGGCAATGAAGGATAACTATGATCAGGGGAAAAAGTTTAAGATTGAGTTGACTAGACAGCAA GTAAAAAAACTGATGCATCTATATCAGCCCGCCCCATTGTTGCATTCAGGGGCAAAATCTTCTGCTCAAGATCCTTGGCCTGCACCAACCATCTACCCCCAGTCAGTTCCTGCCCCATTGTTGCATTCAAGTGCGCTATCTTCTGCTCAAGGACCTTGGCCTGCACCAACCATCTACCCCCAACCAGTGGCAGCTAATTTAGTTGAGCTAGCATATGGCCCGCTGTCATCTGATTATGGAATGAACCAGCTTGCGGGGCAGACCATCTCCACCAGGGACATGGTTTCTGGTGATCCATTTTATCTGACTGAGAGAGAATACCAAAATCATGGTCTTCAGCTGGAAAGGCATATGCTGACAACTTCTACAGCTCCTTCCTCACATCTAGGTGCAGACGGAATAGATCAAGGAAAGATGCAAATTCATCAAATGAACCCTCCTACAAGTGGATTTGCAATGCAGAACGAAGCAGCAGCTGGTACTGATCGGCTCTTCCTCAGTGAAAAGGAGTATCGAGCCCATGGTCTTAGGAGAGAACCTCTAGTGCCAAAGGCACTGGCAGGCCCTTCAGGAACTTATTCTCTGACAGGAAGAGAAATATCTTCCATATATGGCTCGAGTTACTCGGAGAATGATGCCAGAAACCACCATGAGAGACTGCTTGCCAGTGGATCAGAAATAATGTCCCCAGCATATGTTTCGCATTCTGAATTACACTACAATCAGAAATACCCACCTTCGGGCGGCCGACCTACATCCCCATCAGTTTCCTCTCGATATGCCTTTGGGGGCCCGTCCCTGTCATATCGCTGA
- the LOC127797100 gene encoding U1 small nuclear ribonucleoprotein C, with protein sequence MPRYYCDYCDTYLTHDSPSVRKQHNAGYKHKANIRSYYQQFEAQQNQILLDQKIKEHLGQTATYQQVGVAFNPMRPPMPVLPTPSMPMAGNPNMNSPLIPGVRPPILPRPIHGYMPAPGMSPMIMPPGAAPFPLQVNSLPRPPTMTSGPAAVPGPPMANSSSSTPAMYQANSAPTTSGGFDSST encoded by the exons ATGCCTCG gTATTATTGCGATTACTGCGACACCTATTTGACGCATGATTCT CCTTCTGTTAGAAAGCAGCACAATGCAGGGTACAAGCACAAG GCAAATATCCGATCTTACTATCAGCAATTTGAGgcacaacaaaatcaaattttgttagACCAAAAGATCAAGGAACATCTTGGGCAGACAGCTACATACCAGCAAGTTGGTGTTGCTTTCAACCCAATGAGACCCCCTATGCCTGTTCTTCCTACTCCATCAATGCCAATGGCAGGGAACCCCAacatgaattcaccattaaTTCCTGGAGTTAGACCACCAATCTTGCCTAGACCAATTCATg GTTACATGCCTGCTCCAGGTATGTCGCCAATGATTATGCCACCGGGTGCTGCTCCCTTTCCTCTTCAGGTTAATAGCCTCCCAAGGCCACCAACAATGACTTCAGGACCAGCTGCAGTTCCAGGGCCCCCCATGGCTAATTCTAGTAGTTCTACCCCTGCTATGTATCAGGCTAATTCAGCCCCAACTACTAGTGGAGGTTTTGACAGTTCAACATGA